From Algoriphagus sp. NG3, the proteins below share one genomic window:
- a CDS encoding DUF2911 domain-containing protein: MKHNKLFLAAFALILFFSVSTLSFAQLQAPAPSPAAHVSQTVGFTKISIDYSSPAVKGRKVFGELEKYGTTWRAGANNPTIIEFSTPVSIGGKNLAAGKYSLFITPQESGDWTIHLNSKANAVYAYMKDGKVDEAALAKDDAVAITVSPIAAPETFERLAYFISAEDNKVASVTFMWADVMLTFMVDTQVDQKLEQFKGVF; this comes from the coding sequence ATGAAACACAACAAACTCTTTTTGGCGGCTTTTGCCCTTATTCTCTTTTTCTCAGTTTCCACCCTCTCTTTTGCGCAGCTACAAGCACCGGCACCGAGCCCTGCAGCTCATGTTTCTCAAACAGTAGGCTTCACCAAAATCAGCATTGATTACTCCTCTCCTGCCGTCAAAGGCAGAAAAGTATTCGGGGAACTGGAAAAATATGGCACTACCTGGAGGGCTGGCGCAAATAATCCAACAATTATAGAGTTCAGTACACCTGTCAGTATCGGGGGTAAAAACCTGGCAGCTGGCAAATATTCCCTGTTCATCACCCCACAGGAATCAGGCGACTGGACCATTCACCTGAACAGCAAAGCAAATGCAGTGTATGCTTACATGAAAGATGGAAAAGTGGATGAAGCAGCTTTGGCAAAAGATGATGCTGTAGCGATCACAGTATCCCCTATAGCCGCTCCTGAGACTTTCGAGAGACTTGCTTACTTCATTTCTGCCGAGGACAATAAAGTAGCCTCTGTTACATTTATGTGGGCAGATGTGATGCTGACTTTCATGGTAGATACCCAGGTGGATCAGAAATTGGAGCAGTTTAAAGGAGTGTTTTAA
- a CDS encoding sugar phosphate isomerase/epimerase: MKYIYRFLVFIGFIMGYILEAQAQEIALQLYSLRNEMKVDPAKYHEQISEWGISALEGGGGYGMSDDAYGKLLADNNLRIIGVGADYNQLTKDLQPIIDQAKKYGAKYATCYWIPHAEGPISMEEIKIATALFNSVGQELSKEGITFLYHPHGYEFTKKEKSVPMDYMLKSSKNFAFNFDVYWVKMGGGDPLEIMKKYPGKFPMLHLKDRKKGTPGSKDGRGDVETNVVLGTGDIDIAGIIKEAKKQGTEYLTIEDESSRSVTQIPLSVAYIKKELEKN; the protein is encoded by the coding sequence ATGAAATACATTTATAGATTTTTAGTTTTTATAGGCTTCATCATGGGATATATCCTAGAAGCCCAAGCGCAAGAGATAGCCCTTCAATTATATTCCCTAAGGAATGAAATGAAAGTTGATCCTGCCAAATACCATGAGCAGATTTCCGAATGGGGGATTTCAGCACTGGAAGGTGGTGGAGGATACGGGATGTCAGATGATGCCTATGGAAAACTCCTTGCCGACAACAACCTCCGTATCATAGGAGTTGGCGCTGATTATAACCAGCTCACCAAAGATCTGCAGCCTATTATAGACCAGGCGAAAAAATATGGGGCAAAATATGCCACCTGCTATTGGATCCCCCATGCTGAAGGGCCTATTTCCATGGAGGAAATCAAAATAGCCACAGCTCTGTTCAATTCGGTAGGACAAGAATTAAGCAAAGAAGGGATTACTTTTCTCTATCATCCCCATGGCTATGAATTTACAAAGAAAGAAAAAAGTGTGCCTATGGATTACATGCTCAAAAGCTCCAAAAATTTCGCATTCAATTTTGATGTCTATTGGGTAAAAATGGGAGGTGGTGATCCATTGGAAATCATGAAAAAATACCCTGGAAAATTCCCTATGCTTCATTTAAAAGACCGAAAGAAAGGAACTCCAGGTTCTAAAGACGGACGCGGGGATGTAGAGACCAACGTGGTTCTCGGCACCGGGGATATAGACATAGCAGGAATCATCAAAGAAGCCAAAAAACAAGGAACAGAATATCTAACCATAGAAGATGAGAGCTCCAGATCTGTCACCCAGATCCCCTTAAGTGTGGCGTATATCAAAAAGGAGCTGGAGAAAAATTAG
- a CDS encoding (Fe-S)-binding protein translates to MKNDAPHIGLFIPCYIDQFYPNVAIATLELLEKLGCKVTYPLGQTCCGQPMANSGFEADTVGTASKFIRDFAMFDYIVAPSGSCVLHVKEHSPKLDKLKKNQDHVQAHVYELSEFITDVLKVDSIRGSFPHKIGFHASCHGLRGLRLASDSERNEPAFNKTLQLMRDLEGLEVVELTRKDECCGFGGTFAVSEEAISVQMGKDRIADHLDKGVEIIVGGDMSCIMHMQGIASRDKEKVKLMHFAEILNQVIL, encoded by the coding sequence ATGAAAAACGACGCACCCCATATTGGCCTGTTTATCCCTTGCTATATCGATCAGTTCTATCCAAATGTGGCTATTGCTACATTGGAACTGCTGGAAAAGCTGGGCTGTAAAGTAACCTATCCACTCGGACAGACATGCTGTGGACAGCCCATGGCCAATTCAGGTTTCGAAGCCGATACTGTAGGTACTGCTTCAAAATTCATCCGGGATTTTGCTATGTTTGATTACATAGTGGCTCCATCCGGCAGCTGCGTGTTGCACGTCAAAGAGCATTCTCCCAAACTAGATAAGCTTAAGAAAAACCAGGATCACGTGCAGGCGCACGTCTATGAGCTAAGCGAATTTATCACCGACGTGCTGAAGGTGGATTCGATCCGAGGCAGCTTTCCGCATAAGATAGGTTTTCACGCATCATGCCATGGACTGCGGGGACTCAGACTTGCCAGTGACAGCGAGAGAAATGAGCCAGCTTTCAACAAAACCCTGCAGCTCATGCGGGATCTGGAGGGACTGGAAGTAGTGGAACTGACCAGAAAAGATGAATGCTGTGGCTTTGGTGGTACTTTTGCGGTAAGCGAAGAAGCCATCTCCGTACAAATGGGCAAAGACCGCATTGCCGATCACCTGGACAAAGGCGTGGAAATCATAGTTGGCGGAGATATGTCCTGCATTATGCACATGCAGGGTATTGCGAGTAGGGACAAAGAAAAGGTGAAACTTATGCATTTTGCGGAAATCCTAAACCAGGTCATCTTATGA
- a CDS encoding lactate utilization protein B: MSHPQNATVFLKDKARAKWHDDTLWIVRQKRDATIHQIPEWEKLRELASQIKDHTLSKLDYYLEELEKNATANGIKVHWAENAEEHNQIIGEILDEKQCKAIVKSKSILTEECHLNPFLEAKGIEVVDTDLGERIIQFLKQPPSHIVMPAIHLKKSDISDIFHEKLQTEKGNIDPVYLTHAARLHLREKFLQAKVAITGVNFAVAETGEFVVCTNEGNADMGVHLADTHIACMGIEKLIPRRKDLGVFLRLLARSATGQSITNYNSHFRSPSPGKELHLILVNNGRTKQLAREKFRNSLKCIRCGACMNTCPIYRRSGGFSYGSTVPGPIGSILSPGIDLKKYSTLPFASTLCGSCSDVCPVKINIHEQLYEWRQEITKAQGSSLKGMSMKLADGIFKSPLAYKISGKMMRASLKNLPDSIIYNPLNAWGKGRNLPDLPAESFKDWYKKNRK; encoded by the coding sequence ATGAGTCACCCGCAAAATGCAACGGTATTTCTGAAAGATAAGGCACGGGCCAAATGGCATGATGACACCTTATGGATAGTACGCCAAAAAAGGGATGCTACCATACACCAAATACCCGAATGGGAAAAACTCCGTGAGCTGGCATCCCAGATCAAAGACCATACGCTGTCTAAGCTCGACTATTATTTAGAAGAACTGGAAAAAAACGCCACCGCCAACGGAATCAAAGTACACTGGGCTGAGAATGCCGAAGAACATAACCAGATCATCGGCGAAATCCTGGATGAAAAGCAATGCAAGGCTATCGTCAAGAGCAAATCTATCCTTACGGAAGAATGTCACCTGAATCCATTTCTGGAAGCCAAAGGAATTGAGGTAGTGGACACTGATCTGGGTGAGCGCATCATCCAGTTTCTGAAGCAGCCGCCCAGTCATATCGTGATGCCGGCAATCCACCTGAAAAAGTCGGATATCTCTGATATTTTTCACGAGAAACTCCAAACCGAAAAAGGAAACATAGATCCTGTGTATCTGACACATGCCGCACGACTCCATCTCCGCGAAAAGTTTCTTCAGGCAAAAGTAGCCATTACCGGAGTGAATTTCGCCGTGGCTGAAACTGGGGAATTTGTGGTCTGCACCAACGAAGGCAACGCCGACATGGGGGTACACCTTGCCGACACACATATCGCCTGTATGGGAATAGAGAAATTGATCCCGCGTAGAAAAGATCTTGGGGTTTTTCTCAGACTCTTGGCCAGATCTGCCACCGGGCAATCCATTACGAATTACAATTCACATTTCCGCAGCCCCTCTCCAGGCAAGGAACTTCACCTAATCTTGGTAAACAATGGGCGGACCAAGCAACTTGCCCGGGAGAAATTCAGAAACTCGCTGAAATGCATACGTTGCGGGGCTTGTATGAATACCTGCCCTATCTACAGGCGGAGCGGAGGATTCAGCTACGGCAGCACGGTGCCGGGGCCTATAGGCTCCATATTATCCCCAGGCATAGACCTGAAAAAATACAGCACGCTTCCTTTTGCCTCCACACTTTGCGGCAGCTGCTCTGATGTGTGTCCGGTGAAAATCAACATTCACGAACAACTCTACGAATGGAGACAGGAAATCACCAAGGCGCAGGGCTCATCTCTGAAAGGAATGAGCATGAAGCTGGCCGACGGGATTTTTAAGAGCCCGCTGGCGTATAAAATCTCCGGGAAAATGATGAGGGCTTCGTTAAAGAACTTGCCTGACAGCATCATTTACAACCCTTTGAATGCTTGGGGAAAAGGCAGAAACCTGCCGGACTTGCCAGCGGAATCCTTCAAAGATTGGTACAAAAAGAACCGAAAATGA
- a CDS encoding 6-bladed beta-propeller encodes MNSDRRKFIQNTSLLGIAMSIAPSFSFAQYRDKVIGHGDFQYQVDQNWGMLDPSKVPVNNCHEMVMDRKRRMIMVTDEPKNNVIIYDQSGKFLTSWTLGMDRAHGLTLVDEGDAEYLWISDNAGRVVKTTLDGKIMAEIASPKQEGIYTEKMAYVPTETTVAPNGDLYVADGYGSQFFLQYTKDGEFIRKFGGAGSDDAQFSTAHGITVDQRGGKAPTLLCTSRGHNSFKRFTMEGEYLETIFLPGAFVCRPVIKGDNLYAGVCWSRLRYLEQTPDSGFVTILDKDNKVVSNPGGTAPEYRNGELQLMLQSEAIFKHCHDVCIDQDENIYVCQWNAGKTYPIKLTRV; translated from the coding sequence ATGAATTCTGATCGAAGAAAATTTATCCAAAATACCTCCCTGTTAGGAATTGCCATGTCTATTGCCCCTTCTTTTTCTTTTGCCCAATACCGGGATAAAGTAATAGGCCATGGAGATTTCCAATACCAGGTGGATCAAAATTGGGGTATGCTGGATCCCTCCAAAGTGCCTGTAAATAATTGTCATGAGATGGTGATGGATCGCAAGCGCAGGATGATCATGGTCACTGATGAACCTAAAAATAATGTGATCATTTACGATCAATCCGGGAAATTCCTAACGTCATGGACCTTGGGAATGGATCGTGCGCATGGGTTGACACTAGTGGATGAAGGGGATGCGGAATACCTCTGGATCTCTGACAATGCCGGAAGGGTGGTGAAAACCACCTTGGATGGCAAGATTATGGCTGAAATAGCTTCTCCAAAGCAAGAGGGGATCTATACAGAGAAAATGGCCTATGTGCCCACAGAAACTACTGTAGCTCCAAACGGAGATCTATACGTGGCAGATGGCTATGGCTCCCAGTTTTTTCTGCAGTATACTAAAGATGGGGAATTCATCCGGAAATTCGGCGGAGCGGGATCGGATGACGCACAATTCAGCACGGCCCATGGCATCACGGTAGATCAGCGTGGAGGCAAGGCTCCAACTTTGCTCTGTACCTCAAGAGGCCACAATTCCTTCAAGAGGTTTACTATGGAAGGGGAATATCTGGAGACAATATTTTTGCCCGGTGCATTTGTGTGCCGCCCGGTAATCAAGGGGGACAATCTGTATGCGGGAGTCTGCTGGTCCAGACTTCGCTACTTGGAACAAACGCCTGACTCTGGATTTGTGACTATTTTGGACAAAGACAACAAGGTGGTTTCCAATCCTGGAGGTACCGCCCCTGAGTACAGAAATGGAGAACTGCAGCTCATGCTGCAATCGGAAGCTATTTTTAAGCATTGCCATGATGTGTGCATAGATCAGGATGAGAATATCTATGTCTGCCAGTGGAACGCCGGCAAGACTTATCCCATAAAACTTACAAGAGTTTGA
- a CDS encoding VOC family protein has protein sequence MRKVSVSWFEIPVTNMDRAIDFYQQVFDCKLQKIDLGDFQLSRFPGGGSLVYHKDFYQPSNSAGPLIYFSSDDVSIELAKVEAAGGKVQIRKRMVSPEFGSMGVFLDSEGNRVALHSQD, from the coding sequence ATGAGAAAAGTTTCGGTAAGTTGGTTTGAGATTCCTGTTACGAACATGGATCGAGCTATAGACTTTTATCAACAAGTTTTCGATTGTAAGCTTCAGAAAATTGATTTGGGAGATTTCCAGCTGTCCAGATTTCCAGGAGGGGGGAGCTTGGTGTACCATAAGGATTTTTATCAACCTAGTAATTCTGCAGGTCCCTTGATCTATTTTTCTTCTGATGACGTATCTATCGAGCTGGCAAAAGTAGAAGCTGCTGGCGGAAAAGTTCAGATCCGTAAAAGGATGGTTTCACCGGAATTCGGTTCTATGGGTGTGTTTTTGGATTCTGAAGGGAACCGCGTTGCCCTTCATTCGCAGGATTAG
- a CDS encoding LutC/YkgG family protein, with the protein MSSKASILAEIKALNLEEKPLPEIPDFDIAHDLVETYTASLHANKGTVVSKEELEQLIAETGFSKVYSSCPAFEGFSNCQVPQHPADFADLDLAIIEGQVASAENAAIWLDESNLALRSLPFITAHLVIVIQKENIVGNMHDAYKQIADSKSGFGVFIAGPSKTADIEQSLVVGAHGAMSLRVVIL; encoded by the coding sequence ATGAGCAGTAAAGCCTCTATATTGGCAGAGATCAAAGCGCTGAATCTGGAAGAAAAACCACTTCCGGAAATTCCTGATTTTGACATAGCCCATGACCTGGTAGAGACTTATACGGCCTCTTTGCACGCCAACAAAGGGACTGTGGTAAGCAAGGAAGAACTGGAGCAGTTGATCGCTGAAACAGGTTTTTCAAAGGTATATAGCTCTTGCCCTGCTTTTGAAGGGTTCTCCAATTGCCAGGTACCTCAGCACCCGGCAGATTTTGCGGATCTGGACCTGGCTATCATCGAAGGACAGGTTGCCTCTGCGGAGAATGCGGCCATCTGGCTGGATGAGAGTAACTTAGCCTTGAGATCCCTACCCTTCATCACGGCTCATTTGGTCATCGTGATCCAAAAAGAAAATATCGTGGGAAATATGCATGATGCCTACAAGCAGATTGCGGATTCCAAATCAGGCTTTGGCGTATTTATAGCCGGTCCCTCCAAGACTGCCGATATAGAACAATCCCTTGTCGTAGGCGCACATGGGGCCATGAGCCTAAGAGTAGTGATACTCTAG
- a CDS encoding GntR family transcriptional regulator yields MLVDKSERIHTDSRTPKYMQIVNLILDDLENGKLKIGDRIPSINETSFDFLLSRDTVEKAYNELRDRGIITSVRGKGFYISSTNMASKLKVLLIFNKLSSYKKIIYYSILETLGDQATVDLQIHHYNRTVFENLLERNLGNYNYYVLAPHFFDENNHPETCYELIQQIPKDKLLIIDRDVKNHENEFPGVYQDFARDILEALESGITHLRKYSRLILVFPKGDMYPVEIIDGFKRFCFFHNFNNLILDGIDDEPLYEGDSFIVLAETDLANIVKKSREQSLTLGKDIGIISYNETPLKEILGEGITTISTDFMKMGKAIANQILGEEDRIPLKNPSKMIIRKSL; encoded by the coding sequence ATGCTAGTTGATAAATCTGAAAGAATCCATACAGATTCGAGAACTCCTAAGTATATGCAAATAGTCAATCTGATTCTTGATGACTTGGAAAATGGCAAACTCAAAATCGGCGATAGAATTCCTTCTATCAATGAGACGAGCTTCGACTTTCTGCTCTCCAGAGACACAGTAGAAAAAGCCTACAATGAACTCCGTGACCGAGGGATCATTACTTCAGTACGGGGCAAAGGCTTCTATATAAGTTCTACCAACATGGCTAGCAAATTGAAGGTATTGCTGATTTTCAATAAACTCAGCTCTTATAAGAAGATCATCTATTATTCTATTTTAGAAACCCTGGGAGACCAGGCCACAGTGGACCTTCAGATCCACCACTACAACCGCACGGTTTTTGAAAATCTATTGGAGCGGAACTTGGGGAATTACAATTATTATGTACTGGCACCTCATTTCTTTGATGAGAACAACCACCCGGAAACATGCTACGAGCTAATCCAGCAAATCCCAAAAGACAAACTGCTGATAATAGACCGGGACGTGAAAAACCATGAAAATGAATTTCCGGGAGTCTATCAGGATTTTGCGAGGGATATTCTGGAAGCTTTGGAATCGGGAATCACCCACCTTAGAAAATATTCCCGCCTGATTCTGGTATTCCCTAAGGGCGATATGTATCCGGTAGAAATAATTGACGGATTCAAGCGTTTCTGCTTTTTCCACAATTTCAACAACCTGATCCTGGACGGAATAGATGATGAACCTCTCTATGAAGGAGATTCATTCATTGTATTGGCTGAAACGGATCTGGCTAACATCGTGAAAAAGTCCCGCGAACAGTCTTTGACTTTAGGGAAGGATATAGGAATCATCTCTTATAACGAGACCCCACTGAAGGAAATCCTCGGGGAGGGAATCACCACTATTTCCACTGATTTCATGAAAATGGGCAAAGCTATCGCTAATCAGATCTTAGGAGAAGAGGATAGAATCCCCCTTAAAAACCCTTCCAAGATGATCATCCGAAAATCGCTTTGA
- a CDS encoding FGGY-family carbohydrate kinase, translating into MSKIPVTAVFDIGKTNKKFFLFDDNLTEVHSSYVRLDPIPDEDDFPSEPLAPLEEWMLKTFREALNSPDFQIKKLNFSCHGASFVHTDAAGNPVTPLYDYLKPFPEELLSRFYEENGGRMTFCRATSSPPLAMLNSGLQLYFIKYTKPELFKNIKHSFHFPQYLSYLFTGEMVSDYTSIGCHTGLWDYEANDYHPWVDREEIRGFFPPIVPGNTLLKTKPELGNILCGIGVHDSSSALLPYIKQETEPFALLSTGTWAICINPSNKTKLTKKELKRDCLQFLSITGEPIKISRLFIGEEHKYQVEKLYEYYQMPLGTYKKLKFNATLFEKVKENKSKRFHFQYLKPEDYGLDHTLESSWEVFAEFNEAYYTFMHELTELQVAAIRLVVDNAPVGRLFIDGGFNANDIFVEMLRKKLPQLTIIPSNFPNGSALGAAMLVSIE; encoded by the coding sequence ATGAGTAAAATACCAGTAACGGCTGTTTTTGATATCGGCAAGACGAATAAGAAATTCTTTCTTTTTGATGACAATTTAACGGAAGTCCACAGCTCTTACGTACGTCTCGATCCGATTCCCGATGAGGATGATTTCCCCAGCGAGCCTTTGGCTCCACTAGAAGAATGGATGCTAAAGACCTTCAGGGAAGCGCTGAATTCTCCGGATTTCCAGATCAAGAAGCTGAATTTCTCCTGCCATGGAGCTTCTTTTGTGCATACGGATGCTGCAGGAAATCCTGTCACTCCCTTGTACGATTACCTGAAGCCATTTCCTGAAGAGCTGCTCAGCAGGTTTTATGAGGAAAACGGTGGAAGAATGACCTTTTGCAGAGCTACTTCCTCTCCCCCATTGGCTATGCTCAATTCCGGTCTGCAGCTGTATTTTATCAAATACACCAAACCGGAGCTGTTTAAAAACATCAAACATTCCTTTCATTTCCCCCAATACCTGAGTTATCTCTTTACCGGAGAAATGGTCTCTGATTACACCAGTATAGGATGCCACACGGGACTTTGGGATTATGAAGCCAATGATTACCATCCCTGGGTGGACAGAGAGGAAATACGGGGATTTTTCCCACCTATTGTGCCGGGAAATACACTGCTGAAGACCAAACCAGAGCTCGGCAATATTCTCTGTGGTATAGGGGTGCATGATTCTTCGTCAGCCCTACTTCCCTATATCAAACAGGAAACGGAGCCATTTGCCCTGCTATCCACAGGAACTTGGGCGATCTGTATCAATCCATCCAATAAAACCAAGCTCACCAAAAAAGAACTTAAACGAGATTGCCTGCAGTTTCTGAGTATCACCGGAGAGCCTATTAAGATCTCCAGGCTGTTTATAGGAGAGGAACATAAGTATCAGGTAGAAAAGCTCTACGAATACTATCAAATGCCACTGGGCACTTATAAAAAACTAAAATTCAACGCCACCCTCTTCGAGAAGGTAAAAGAAAACAAGAGTAAGAGGTTTCATTTCCAATACCTGAAGCCAGAGGATTATGGCTTGGATCATACCTTAGAATCATCATGGGAGGTATTCGCTGAGTTTAATGAAGCCTATTATACCTTTATGCATGAGCTTACAGAATTGCAGGTCGCAGCCATCAGGCTTGTCGTGGACAATGCTCCTGTAGGCAGGCTGTTTATTGATGGAGGCTTCAATGCCAACGATATCTTTGTGGAGATGCTTCGCAAAAAACTCCCGCAACTGACTATCATTCCAAGTAATTTTCCGAATGGATCGGCTTTAGGGGCGGCAATGTTGGTATCCATTGAATAG
- a CDS encoding HAMP domain-containing sensor histidine kinase, protein MLLKKGLLISEENVTNLEYIQRQIVMTFSLLTFVLLLLLGISDFFLGMSPVIVWIKIGLAFPFLAAYFLISKYGKAQVALNILLFLAHAVIGFNFLYNDGSNGPTIYAFFLVLVISALLIRGWAKVAWFIGSFVMFFLLFYGEAQGFLIVEHYYEGAESQFTDHAVTILWISLFVFTVLHFFIRSYQNQNKVLNEIKQRQEQTLEEVKTLNDQKNRLIAILSHDLKNPIGMLHMTLGMVDKGFFEPGEMEQILGNLKNQSFHLNKVLNNTLSWVMTELEDRPNEVHETSVEELTEEIKDMMMVQAMEKNQTIDVSVSGTDITLPLESNEIKIILKNLLDNAIKFAPLNSTVTLNLAIDSDKISWKVSNEGAVISLADQKELFLFRARTSYGTKKEKGTGIGLPLCKRIADKISYELNYTVTQDQKNCFILSKKLS, encoded by the coding sequence ATGTTGCTTAAAAAAGGTTTATTGATTTCCGAGGAGAACGTGACTAATCTGGAATATATCCAGAGACAGATCGTAATGACTTTCTCCTTATTAACATTTGTGTTATTGCTGCTATTGGGGATCTCGGATTTCTTTCTTGGTATGTCCCCTGTCATAGTTTGGATTAAAATCGGCTTAGCTTTTCCTTTTTTAGCTGCCTACTTTTTGATCTCAAAATACGGAAAAGCCCAAGTAGCATTGAATATTTTGCTTTTTCTCGCCCATGCAGTGATAGGTTTTAATTTTCTGTACAATGACGGGAGTAATGGCCCCACGATTTATGCTTTTTTTTTAGTCTTGGTAATCTCTGCCTTACTAATTCGGGGCTGGGCTAAAGTGGCCTGGTTTATTGGTTCCTTTGTTATGTTTTTCTTATTGTTTTACGGAGAGGCACAAGGATTTCTTATCGTGGAGCATTATTATGAGGGAGCTGAAAGTCAATTTACAGACCATGCAGTCACTATTTTATGGATCAGCTTATTTGTTTTTACAGTACTGCATTTTTTCATCAGAAGTTACCAGAATCAAAACAAGGTTCTGAATGAGATAAAGCAGCGGCAGGAGCAAACCCTAGAAGAGGTAAAAACCCTGAATGATCAAAAGAACAGATTGATAGCCATACTTTCCCACGATCTGAAAAACCCTATTGGCATGCTGCATATGACACTGGGAATGGTGGATAAAGGTTTTTTTGAGCCGGGGGAAATGGAGCAGATATTGGGGAATCTGAAAAATCAGAGCTTTCACCTAAACAAGGTACTGAACAATACGCTCAGCTGGGTGATGACAGAGCTGGAGGATAGGCCTAATGAAGTGCATGAGACCAGCGTGGAGGAGCTTACGGAGGAAATTAAAGATATGATGATGGTGCAGGCGATGGAGAAAAATCAGACTATAGATGTTTCGGTCTCAGGCACTGATATCACCCTTCCCCTAGAAAGTAATGAAATAAAAATAATCCTAAAAAATTTGCTTGACAACGCCATAAAATTCGCACCACTGAATTCCACAGTCACGCTAAACCTTGCCATAGATTCTGATAAAATCAGTTGGAAAGTTTCTAATGAAGGCGCTGTAATTTCTCTTGCAGATCAAAAAGAACTTTTCCTGTTCCGGGCGAGAACTTCCTATGGTACCAAGAAAGAAAAAGGAACTGGGATAGGGCTGCCCCTATGTAAAAGGATCGCGGACAAAATCTCGTATGAGCTGAACTATACTGTGACTCAGGATCAGAAGAACTGTTTTATTCTCAGCAAAAAATTAAGCTAG
- a CDS encoding geranylgeranyl reductase family protein, translating to MSHYDVAVIGSGPAGAMAAYHLAKKGISVIILEKEILPRYKTCGGGLVYRGRRRMPFDIESVVEREFKQINLYFTGDDKVLTSLRDVPVISMVMRDKFDKLLVEKAKGQGTEVKEGHKLTGITFGAISTLHTNQGDFQAKFIVAADGALSPTAKLAGWKETRKLIPALEYEVEVNAEDFARLSSEVRFDMDSVPHGYAWSFPKKNHLSLGIASTRRKKIDLKIYYKKYLEKLGIKEIIGEKAHGYQIPITPRTDGFHRNNVFLIGDAAGFADAVTAEGISNSLWSGELVAEAIFESGLNPEKAGRLYQQKLEKDLLPELHTSQTAARWFYGYRIIRNMLLKRYGDFAMSLMTDLYIGDRSYPKNLMKTIKGKIMEIKNPLM from the coding sequence ATGAGTCATTATGATGTAGCGGTAATAGGAAGTGGGCCTGCAGGGGCCATGGCAGCCTATCATCTGGCAAAAAAAGGCATTTCTGTAATAATCTTGGAAAAAGAGATTCTTCCTAGATATAAGACTTGTGGAGGTGGGCTCGTATATAGAGGTAGGAGAAGAATGCCCTTTGACATAGAATCGGTTGTGGAGCGGGAGTTTAAACAGATCAACCTCTATTTTACTGGAGATGACAAGGTACTAACTTCCTTAAGGGATGTTCCGGTCATCAGTATGGTGATGCGTGATAAGTTTGACAAACTTCTCGTAGAAAAAGCCAAGGGACAAGGTACAGAGGTAAAAGAAGGGCATAAACTCACAGGAATTACGTTTGGAGCCATCTCCACTCTTCATACCAACCAAGGGGATTTTCAGGCAAAATTCATTGTAGCAGCGGATGGCGCTTTGAGTCCCACCGCCAAACTTGCAGGCTGGAAGGAAACCCGCAAGCTCATCCCTGCCCTCGAATATGAAGTAGAAGTCAACGCTGAGGATTTTGCCCGATTGTCCTCAGAAGTGAGGTTCGATATGGATAGCGTACCCCATGGTTACGCTTGGAGTTTTCCGAAAAAAAACCACCTTTCCCTGGGCATAGCCTCTACCCGTCGCAAGAAAATTGACCTCAAAATCTATTATAAAAAATATCTGGAAAAGCTGGGTATAAAGGAAATTATCGGCGAAAAAGCCCATGGGTATCAGATTCCTATCACTCCCCGCACTGATGGTTTCCATAGAAACAACGTTTTCCTGATCGGGGATGCCGCTGGGTTTGCGGATGCTGTGACGGCTGAAGGGATTTCCAATTCACTATGGAGTGGAGAACTGGTCGCCGAAGCTATTTTTGAATCAGGGCTGAATCCGGAAAAGGCTGGGCGTCTCTATCAGCAAAAACTGGAAAAAGACTTGTTGCCCGAACTTCACACTTCCCAGACAGCTGCCAGGTGGTTTTATGGATATAGAATTATCCGGAACATGCTACTTAAGCGATATGGTGACTTTGCCATGTCCCTAATGACCGACCTCTACATAGGCGATCGTAGCTATCCGAAGAATCTGATGAAAACCATCAAGGGAAAAATCATGGAAATCAAAAATCCATTGATGTAG